The following are encoded in a window of Harmonia axyridis chromosome 7, icHarAxyr1.1, whole genome shotgun sequence genomic DNA:
- the LOC123684563 gene encoding venom allergen 3-like — MNGMPCERIPPCAPTGDCREMPMSEALRFTITHFHNQVRATTATTTPGASKMRALKYNIDLETVAQCWINTCTVEKSVCLITPLYNAFGQNLGAIDIFDRPEIDPLNDPASLWQEMMTIWIDEVNNINAAIIQKLPSPEETYRYEHYTQIVTDYTTHIGCAWSSSNETIHFACFYGPPGGIKDHPVYEFGPFCSKCPEGTECYKPLGLCAQIETGVQHWKMKMRGLEPLSRGVGMSSTTRKVMILCLAFLVLYDFIVIGLEINIRVMQ; from the coding sequence ATGAATGGAATGCCCTGCGAGAGGATCCCTCCATGTGCCCCCACTGGTGATTGTAGAGAAATGCCAATGAGTGAAGCGCTTAGATTCACAATCACCCATTTTCACAACCAAGTAAGAGCAACGACAGCAACAACCACACCTGGTGCCTCCAAAATGAGAGCCCTTAAGTATAATATCGATTTAGAAACTGTGGCTCAGTGCTGGATCAACACCTGTACTGTCGAAAAGAGCGTTTGCCTGATCACACCCCTCTACAACGCCTTTGGACAAAACTTGGGAGCAATCGATATTTTTGATCGGCCTGAGATAGATCCTCTGAATGATCCTGCTTCCCTATGGCAAGAAATGATGACCATTTGGATTGATGAGGTGAATAACATTAATGCGGCAATAATACAGAAACTACCATCGCCTGAGGAAACTTATCGGTATGAGCACTACACGCAGATTGTTACTGACTACACTACGCACATAGGATGTGCTTGGAGTTCCTCCAACGAAACCATCCATTTCGCTTGTTTTTACGGACCACCGGGTGGAATAAAGGACCATCCTGTATATGAGTTTGGTCCTTTTTGTTCTAAATGTCCTGAAGGTACTGAGTGTTACAAACCCTTGGGGCTCTGCGCCCAAATAGAAACTGGGGTTCAACACTGGAAGATGAAAATGAGGGGATTGGAGCCTCTTTCTCGAGGTGTTGGGATGTCTTCAACTACGAGGAAGgttatgattttatgtttagCGTTTTTGGTGTTATATGATTTTATAGTTATAGGATTGGAAATTAACATAAGAGTAATGCAATAA